Proteins found in one Oncorhynchus mykiss isolate Arlee chromosome 3, USDA_OmykA_1.1, whole genome shotgun sequence genomic segment:
- the LOC110519977 gene encoding uncharacterized protein LOC110519977 isoform X2, with protein sequence MLLTASCLLTKVTVHSECILFGNFAYYLLSHRLMKGQAATLGPAAVATLNLAAVPTERSVYLPSPDNSSLGSRNPPRATKKPLARVETTRRRAYGLVAQAYTSITAEDFAAFVGYSVEEAVKGVVSQGWQADPATRMVMPQKPDPPPVSLVPNEQQLARLTDYVAFLEN encoded by the exons ATGTTGTTGACTGCTAGCTGCTTGCTAACAAAAGTCACTGTTCATAGCGAATGTATTTTGTTTGGTAACTTTGCTTATTACTTGCTCTCCCACAGACTGATGAAGGGCCAAGCAGCAACCCTGGGCCCAGCAGCAGTTGCAACACTCAACCTGGCTGCAGTTCCAACTGAGCGGTCTGTGTACCTCCCAAGTCCAGACAACTCATCTCTTGGCTCGAGGAACCCTCCTCGAGCCACCAAAAAACCTCTTGCACGTGTTG AGACCACACGTAGGAGGGCCTATGGCCTGGTGGCCCAGGCATACACCTCCATCACGGCAGAAGACTTTGCCGCCTTTGTGGGCTACTCTGTGGAGGAAGCCGTGAAGG GGGTGGTGAGCCAGGGCTGGCAGGCAGATCCTGCCACCAGGATGGTAATGCCCCAGAAACCAG ATCCTCCCCCTGTCTCGCTGGTTCCAAACGAGCAGCAACTGGCCAGACTCACTGACTACGTGGCTTTCCTTGAGAACTGA
- the LOC110519976 gene encoding E3 ubiquitin-protein ligase TRIM63-like: MDIQRTGSLVRPPSPMESLEKQLSCPICLEMFTKPVVILPCQHNLCRGCASDLYDSRNPYRFSGGVFRCPTCRFEVVLDRHGVHGLQRNLLVENIIDIYKQQQEGGGGSGSGDSTETPLKPKDSKEPMCQEHEEEKINIYCVTCQMPTCSMCKVFGQHKDCEVSPLASVYQVQKGELSNAIDTLVAGNGRLQALLNQMEDTCQAVQDNAQRAKQSLGERFDLLYAVLEERKSLLLEQIGKEQDEKVTALRVLAQHYSERLQAGSELTDTAVRALEQSGAAEFLLASKGLITQTKDTAKISLGEERPEPGFEKMDHFTLSTEHVEAILAKMDFGMVEDDAFEDAEGDEEEEE; encoded by the coding sequence ATGGACATCCAGAGGACCGGCTCGTTGGTGCGTCCACCCAGCCCCATGGAGAGCCTGGAGAAGCAGCTGAGCTGCCCTATCTGCCTGGAGATGTTCACCAAGCCCGTGGTCATCCTGCCCTGCCAGCACAACCTGTGCCGTGGCTGTGCCAGTGACCTCTACGACTCACGCAACCCCTACCGCTTCTCGGGCGGCGTCTTCCGCTGCCCCACCTGCCGCTTCGAGGTGGTCTTGGACCGCCATGGCGTTCACGGACTTCAGCGCAACCTGCTGGTGGAGAACATCATTGACATCTACAAGCAACAGCAGGAGGGTGGTGGGGGTAGTGGCAGTGGAGACAGCACAGAGACTCCACTGAAGCCCAAGGACTCCAAGGAACCCATGTGCCAGGAGCACGAGGAGGAGAAAATCAACATCTACTGTGTGACCTGCCAGATGCCCACCTGCTCCATGTGCAAGGTGTTTGGTCAGCACAAGGACTGTGAGGTGTCACCACTGGCCAGTGTCTACCAGGTGCAGAAGGGCGAGCTGAGCAACGCTATCGACACCCTAGTGGCAGGCAACGGGCGCCTTCAGGCCCTCCTCAACCAGATGGAGGATACATGTCAGGCGGTGCAGGACAACGCACAGCGTGCCAAGCAAAGCCTAGGCGAGCGCTTTGACCTGCTCTACGCAGTGCTCGAGGAGCGCAAAAGCCTGCTGCTGGAACAGATCGGCAAGGAGCAGGACGAGAAGGTGACTGCGTTGCGGGTGCTGGCCCAGCACTACAGCGAGCGACTGCAGGCGGGATCAGAGCTGACGGACACAGCGGTGCGGGCCCTGGAGCAGAGCGGCGCAGCAGAGTTCCTGCTGGCCTCCAAGGGCCTTATCACACAGACCAAGGACACCGCCAAGATCTCCCTGGGCGAGGAGAGGCCCGAGCCGGGCTTTGAGAAGATGGACCATTTCACGCTGTCCACTGAGCATGTGGAGGCCATCCTGGCCAAGATGGACTTTGGAATGGTCGAAGACGATGCATTCGAGGATGCCGAAGGGGACGAAGAAGAGGAGGAATGA